One window of Papaver somniferum cultivar HN1 chromosome 9, ASM357369v1, whole genome shotgun sequence genomic DNA carries:
- the LOC113309158 gene encoding 60S ribosomal protein L23A-like, with amino-acid sequence MNYFKFLLLVLVVTVTKKADPKVLANKASKAVKAGASTIKKKAKNICTSVIFHRPKTLQKARNPKYQYISALPRNKLDHYQILKYPLTTESAMKKIEDNKKKKTRMLSRRCTTSRQIK; translated from the exons ATGAACTATTTTAAGTTTCTACTACTGGTGCTAGTGGTGACAG TTACTAAGAAGGCTGACCCCAAGGTGCTGGCTAACAAAGCTTCCAAGGCTGTCAAAGCTGGAGCATCAACCATTAAGAAGAAGGCTAAGAATATCTGCACATCAGTCATATTTCACAGGCCAAAGACATTGCAGAAGGCAAGGAATCCCAAGTACCAATATATTAGTGCACTACCAAGGAACAAGCTGGACCATTACCAGATCCTGAAATACCCACTCACCACCGAGTCCGcaatgaagaagattgaagacaacaagaagaagaaaacaaggatgctttcaagaagatgtacaacatccagacagataaagtga
- the LOC113308248 gene encoding protein BCCIP homolog has product MTRRPSNRRHRPLAFSSFARNANLMASKPTKLKQLSSSKSDEKASVNSQDDEIEKGCMKGKGVLSESSSEEESDSEEENGSEEENDGEIVQLDFDFFSPKPEDFHGVKVLLHTYLDDHQWDLSGFVDLILGQTTVGTVVKIEDEDDKNDDCLYSIVTALNLGRYKDTKPIKELKNFLLRACKEKDIVGGLRMLLNEQAQDVGLLVIKHVNNFPPELLPPLYNILFNEVAQAAKHEPTYFKFKVYLLITRIYKLNNANQRKGASKSDSDEPIIYVWPEDEVFHKLSSWTFTFPLRSRPTDEMKNYKPMGLVMALEAKKVPTFQKELQSLISES; this is encoded by the exons ATGACCCGACGACCATCAAATCGCCGCCATAGGCCTTTAGCCTTCTCCTCATTTGCCCGTAATGCGAATTTGATGGCTTCCAAGCCCACCAAATTGAAGCAGCTCAGCTCTTCTAAGTCAGACGAGAAAGCTTCCGTCAATTCCCAAG ATGACGAGATTGAAAAGGGTTGTATGAAAGGGAAGGGCGTGCTCTCTGAATCTTccagtgaagaagaaagtgatagtgaagaagaaaacggtagtgaagaagaaaatgatgga GAAATCGTCCAACTAGACTTTGACTTCTTCAGCCCAAAACCTGAAGATTTCCATGGAGTGAAGGTTTTGCTGCATACTTACCTGGATGACCACCAGTGGGACTTGAGTGGTTTCGTAGACTTGATTCTGGGACAAACCACAGTAGGTACAGTGGTCAAAATAGAAGACGAGGACGACAAAAATGATGATTGTCTATACTCCATTGTCACTGCCCTAAACTTGGGTCGGTATAAG GATACCAAACCCATCAAGGAGCTCAAGAATTTTTTGCTTCGAGCATGTAAAGAAAAGGACATTGTAGGTGGCTTGAGAATGCTTTTGAATGAGCAAGCACAGGATGTAGGACTCTTGGTCATCAAGCATGTGAATAATTTCCCTCCTGAGCTTTTGCCTCCCCTTTATAATATACTCTTCAATGAAGTGGCACAGGCGGCTAAACATGAG CCAACTTATTTCAAATTTAAGGTTTATCTACTGATAACCAGAATTTACAAG CTTAATAATGCCAACCAGCGGAAAGGTGCTTCAAAAAGTGATAGTGACGAACCAATAATATATGTATGGCCTGAGGATGAAGTTTTTCATAAG TTAAGCTCATGGACCTTCACCTTTCCTCTACGATCTCGGCCAACTGACGAG atgaagAACTACAAACCCATGGGACTAGTCATGGCCCTAGAAGCAAAAAAAGTTCCGACTTTTCAGAAAGAGCTGCAATCTCTAATTAGTGAATCTTGA